A single window of Bacteroidales bacterium DNA harbors:
- a CDS encoding ABC transporter permease, producing the protein MLKYLIKKLLYSILIIWGVVTLIFILFNLVPGDPARMMMGQRTDSTSLAAVRHDLGLDRPVFSQYLKYLNDISPISIHNPRSKSSYIYLDKTSYKNYIKLVKLTKSRVIVIKSPYLRRSYQSQKTVTSIISETLPNTFILAFTSMIFATIFGIALGMISAIKKDKFIDRFSIVFSAIGMSLPSFFAAILIGWFFAFVLGKYTGLNLTGNLWVVDDFGEGIHLQLKNLILPTLTLGLRPLSIVTQLTRSSLLETLSQDYIRTAKAKGLSFGKVLWRHALRNSLNPVVTAISGWFASLMAGVIFVEYIFGWKGLGYVMVNALTSYDVPLVIGCVIAISLIFVIVNLLVDIVYAMLDPRIKFT; encoded by the coding sequence ATGCTAAAATACCTCATCAAAAAATTACTCTACAGCATCCTCATCATCTGGGGAGTAGTTACTTTGATCTTTATACTTTTCAACCTAGTACCAGGTGATCCTGCAAGGATGATGATGGGTCAACGTACCGATTCAACATCACTTGCAGCTGTTCGTCATGATCTTGGTCTTGATAGACCTGTTTTTTCTCAATATCTTAAATATTTGAACGACATCTCTCCTATCTCCATCCATAACCCACGCTCAAAATCAAGCTATATATATTTAGACAAAACATCCTATAAGAATTACATCAAACTGGTTAAACTTACAAAATCGAGAGTAATAGTAATCAAATCGCCATACCTGCGTCGCTCCTACCAAAGTCAGAAAACAGTTACGTCCATTATAAGCGAGACGCTACCAAATACATTTATCCTTGCTTTTACCTCCATGATTTTTGCAACCATATTTGGCATTGCATTGGGGATGATCTCAGCAATCAAAAAGGACAAATTTATCGATAGATTTTCCATTGTATTCTCAGCAATTGGCATGTCGCTCCCATCGTTCTTTGCGGCAATACTTATTGGCTGGTTCTTTGCATTTGTCCTTGGGAAATACACGGGATTAAATCTAACTGGTAACCTTTGGGTGGTTGATGATTTTGGAGAGGGAATACATCTTCAATTGAAAAACCTAATCCTACCAACGCTTACACTGGGTCTGAGGCCGCTCTCTATTGTTACCCAACTTACCAGAAGTTCGCTTCTCGAAACTCTTTCGCAGGATTATATTAGAACTGCAAAAGCCAAAGGGCTATCGTTTGGGAAGGTTCTTTGGCGACATGCACTTCGTAATTCATTAAACCCTGTTGTAACTGCTATTTCGGGTTGGTTTGCCTCGCTTATGGCTGGGGTAATTTTTGTTGAGTATATCTTTGGCTGGAAAGGGCTTGGATACGTAATGGTTAATGCCCTAACAAGCTATGATGTTCCACTCGTTATCGGGTGCGTTATTGCAATATCCTTGATTTTTGTGATTGTGAATTTACTTGTGGATATTGTTTACGCAATGCTCGATCCTCGAATCAAATTTACTTAA